In bacterium, the following are encoded in one genomic region:
- a CDS encoding methyltransferase encodes MGRYSFDNVWENARQRLRGIEARFDPNTIRHLETLGVGDGWHCLEIGGGGGSIAEWLCQRVGRTGHVVATDLDTRFLKALDYANLEALRHNIVTDDLPEGAFDLIHERMVLSHLPERDTALRRMVSALKPGGWLLCEELDNVSVAPASPPDAASRELYVKMENAVEQVMTARGHVYDFGRRLYGLFHARGLTALQGEGHVALRYAGARAEVARLTVDQLRGDIINAGYATAGEIEAYFALLKDPSFFAVGATLFTVWGRRCSTVGDT; translated from the coding sequence ATGGGGAGGTACTCGTTCGACAACGTATGGGAGAACGCACGCCAGCGACTTCGGGGCATCGAGGCGCGATTTGATCCCAACACCATTCGACATCTTGAGACACTCGGCGTGGGGGATGGGTGGCACTGCCTGGAGATCGGGGGCGGAGGCGGCTCCATCGCCGAATGGCTGTGCCAGCGCGTCGGGCGGACCGGGCACGTCGTCGCGACTGATCTAGACACGCGCTTTCTTAAAGCCCTCGATTACGCCAATCTCGAGGCGCTCCGGCATAATATCGTCACGGACGACCTTCCTGAGGGTGCGTTTGACCTGATTCACGAGCGCATGGTGCTGTCCCATCTTCCTGAGCGGGATACGGCTTTACGGCGAATGGTGTCCGCGCTTAAGCCTGGGGGATGGCTCTTGTGTGAAGAATTGGATAACGTTTCGGTGGCACCGGCATCTCCACCAGACGCTGCCAGCCGCGAGCTCTACGTGAAGATGGAGAACGCTGTTGAACAGGTGATGACTGCCCGAGGTCACGTGTACGACTTCGGTCGGCGCTTGTATGGCCTCTTCCACGCGCGCGGGCTGACTGCCCTGCAGGGCGAGGGCCACGTTGCCTTGCGGTACGCGGGCGCAAGAGCTGAGGTTGCACGGTTGACGGTTGATCAATTGCGAGGAGATATCATCAACGCAGGGTACGCGACCGCAGGTGAGATCGAGGCGTACTTCGCGCTTCTAAAGGATCCCTCATTCTTTGCGGTGGGAGCCACGCTCTTTACAGTATGGGGACGCCGATGTTCTACCGTCGGTGACACGTGA
- the xpt gene encoding xanthine phosphoribosyltransferase, with translation MEALKARIRRDGRNLGGGILKVDGFINHQIDPLLMNDCGRELARRFERAGATKVLTAEISGIAPALSTAMHLGVPVIYARKTRPITMPDQVLLTVAPSHTKGQAVELIVSPEYLASGDRVVIVDDFLATGLTILALARLAHAAEATLVGIGVVIEKAFEGGRTALRSLGVPIEALAIVTDMRDGKIDIG, from the coding sequence GTGGAAGCGCTCAAGGCACGCATCAGGCGCGACGGCCGCAACCTCGGAGGGGGCATCCTCAAGGTCGACGGATTCATCAACCACCAGATCGATCCGCTGCTGATGAACGACTGCGGCCGCGAACTGGCCCGCCGCTTCGAGCGGGCCGGGGCGACGAAGGTGCTCACCGCGGAGATCTCGGGGATCGCCCCCGCGCTCAGCACGGCCATGCACCTCGGGGTGCCGGTGATCTACGCGCGGAAGACCCGACCGATCACGATGCCCGATCAGGTCCTGTTGACCGTCGCGCCGTCGCACACGAAGGGACAGGCGGTCGAGCTGATCGTCTCCCCCGAGTACCTGGCCTCCGGGGACCGGGTCGTGATCGTTGACGACTTCCTCGCGACCGGGCTCACGATCCTCGCCCTAGCCCGCCTGGCCCACGCCGCTGAAGCCACGCTCGTCGGCATCGGCGTGGTCATCGAAAAGGCCTTCGAGGGCGGACGCACGGCGCTCCGTTCGCTCGGGGTCCCGATAGAGGCGCTGGCGATTGTCACCGATATGCGCGACGGAAAAATCGACATCGGGTAG
- a CDS encoding Crp/Fnr family transcriptional regulator — protein sequence MSSVLVFKRNPLFAQLSMEQLTRLAGLARPQRHGKDRVIFNEGDAGTAWYMIVKGRVKISKSSPDGKERTLVLLGPGDVFGELALIDGEPRSTDAVVTEDSELLVVSREDFLTFVLDQPQVAMSLLVVLSQRLRHTNLLVHDAAFFDVRGRLARVLLELGRGERETEPGGALVCPRLTQSELASMVGVTRESINKWLRYYERSGTVTRRHGRLVVLDPQRLLADISYV from the coding sequence ATGTCGAGCGTCCTCGTCTTCAAGCGGAACCCGCTGTTCGCCCAACTCTCCATGGAACAGCTCACCCGTCTGGCCGGCCTCGCCCGCCCGCAACGGCATGGGAAGGATCGCGTGATCTTTAATGAAGGCGATGCGGGCACGGCCTGGTACATGATCGTGAAGGGCCGCGTGAAGATCTCCAAGAGTTCCCCCGACGGCAAAGAGCGGACCTTGGTCCTGCTCGGCCCCGGGGATGTCTTCGGGGAGCTGGCCTTGATCGACGGGGAACCGCGCTCGACGGACGCGGTGGTCACCGAAGACTCCGAACTCCTCGTCGTGTCCCGCGAGGATTTCCTCACCTTCGTGCTGGATCAGCCGCAGGTGGCGATGAGCCTGCTGGTGGTCTTGAGCCAGCGGTTGAGACATACCAACCTGCTCGTCCACGACGCGGCGTTCTTCGACGTGCGGGGCCGGCTCGCGCGCGTGCTCCTGGAACTCGGGCGGGGGGAGCGTGAGACGGAGCCGGGCGGCGCGCTTGTGTGCCCTCGATTGACTCAGTCGGAGCTCGCCAGCATGGTGGGGGTCACCCGAGAGAGCATCAACAAGTGGCTCCGGTACTACGAGCGGAGCGGCACGGTGACCCGGCGCCACGGCCGGCTGGTCGTGCTCGACCCGCAGCGCCTCCTGGCGGACATCTCCTACGTCTAG